The following proteins are encoded in a genomic region of Paenibacillus sp. FSL H3-0469:
- a CDS encoding ABC transporter permease subunit: MSDAVLDKQVKKQKTRKSKIDPEIGVELSWKTLKTQKQLIFMSVPIALYLIIFNYVPIWGWLMAFQNYRPAVSFGQQEWVGLQQFKFLFSDDTFMLVLRNTIAMSFINLVLGTVTAIGLALLLNEIKLKFFKRAVQSISYLPHFLSMVIAAGIVSTSLSIDGGIVNVVLMKLHLIKDPIMWLSEGKYFWGIIGASNVWKEVGWGTIIYLAAITSIDPSLYEAASIDGAKRFQKMRYITLPGIKATFVILLIMNIGHILDAGFELQYLLGNGLTVDYSQTIDIFVVKYGLAMGNYSLATAAGIFKTIVSVILVFIANNVAKRLGEERLL; encoded by the coding sequence ATGTCTGATGCCGTACTGGACAAACAGGTCAAAAAACAGAAGACCCGAAAAAGCAAAATCGATCCGGAAATCGGTGTGGAACTCAGCTGGAAAACACTGAAAACACAAAAACAGCTTATTTTTATGTCCGTGCCCATTGCACTCTATCTGATTATCTTCAACTATGTTCCCATCTGGGGTTGGCTGATGGCCTTTCAGAATTACCGCCCGGCGGTGTCCTTTGGCCAGCAGGAATGGGTAGGTTTGCAGCAATTCAAATTTTTGTTCTCCGATGATACCTTTATGCTTGTACTTCGCAATACCATTGCCATGAGTTTTATTAACCTTGTACTGGGTACGGTTACGGCGATCGGTCTGGCTCTGCTGCTGAATGAGATCAAGCTCAAGTTCTTCAAGCGCGCGGTTCAGTCGATTTCCTATCTGCCGCACTTTCTGTCCATGGTTATCGCTGCGGGGATTGTATCCACTTCACTCTCCATCGATGGCGGGATTGTCAATGTCGTTCTAATGAAGCTTCACCTGATTAAAGATCCGATTATGTGGCTCAGTGAAGGGAAATACTTCTGGGGCATCATCGGGGCGTCGAACGTGTGGAAAGAGGTGGGCTGGGGTACGATCATTTATCTGGCGGCCATTACCTCCATCGATCCTTCCTTGTACGAAGCAGCTTCCATTGACGGCGCGAAACGTTTTCAAAAGATGCGTTATATCACGCTTCCGGGAATTAAGGCTACATTCGTTATTTTGCTGATTATGAACATTGGACATATTCTGGATGCCGGCTTCGAGCTTCAATATCTGCTGGGCAACGGACTTACTGTGGACTATTCGCAAACCATTGATATCTTTGTAGTGAAGTATGGTCTGGCTATGGGTAACTACTCGCTGGCTACGGCCGCAGGGATCTTCAAAACGATTGTCAGTGTCATTCTCGTATTCATCGCAAACAATGTCGCAAAACGCCTCGGCGAAGAGCGATTACTATAG
- a CDS encoding carbohydrate ABC transporter permease: MKAGTKGSSRIEPVVFHTFNTIFMLFVVTVTLYPFLQTLAVSFNDGSDTLTGGIYLWPRVWTLENYRAVFISGTIYHAAFISVSRTIISTVLGVFLTTMLAYALAQPQYIFRKKIGLLFILTMYFNAGLIPNYFLIKNMGLLHNFMVYILPSLVSAFNLIIMRTYIRGLPFSLTESAKIDGAGEFRIFWKIIFPLCTPVLATVALFIAVGSWNSWFDTFLYASSDIKLSTLQYEMMKMLGSIMSANNDPSMLAGGQNNQVQSLVTPASMRAAITIVTAVPILFVYPFLQKYFVVGLNLGSVKE, from the coding sequence ATGAAAGCCGGGACCAAAGGTTCAAGCCGGATTGAGCCGGTTGTATTTCATACCTTCAACACGATATTTATGCTCTTTGTGGTTACTGTCACGCTCTATCCGTTCCTCCAGACGCTGGCGGTATCCTTCAATGACGGCAGTGACACGCTTACCGGGGGGATCTACCTCTGGCCCCGTGTATGGACGCTGGAGAATTACCGGGCGGTCTTTATATCAGGAACAATCTATCATGCTGCATTTATCTCGGTATCCCGTACGATAATTTCAACGGTGCTCGGTGTATTCCTTACAACGATGCTCGCTTATGCACTGGCGCAGCCGCAATATATTTTCCGCAAAAAGATCGGCCTGCTGTTCATCCTGACCATGTATTTCAATGCCGGACTGATTCCGAACTACTTCCTGATCAAGAATATGGGCCTGCTGCATAACTTCATGGTCTATATCCTGCCGAGTCTGGTCAGCGCGTTCAACCTGATTATCATGCGGACGTATATCCGCGGGCTTCCGTTCAGCCTTACCGAATCGGCGAAGATTGACGGGGCAGGAGAATTCAGAATTTTCTGGAAAATCATCTTCCCGCTCTGTACGCCTGTACTGGCAACTGTCGCACTGTTTATCGCGGTAGGCTCATGGAATTCCTGGTTTGACACATTCCTCTATGCCTCCTCGGATATCAAGCTTAGCACGCTGCAATATGAAATGATGAAGATGCTCGGTTCCATTATGAGTGCGAACAATGATCCGTCGATGCTTGCGGGAGGCCAGAACAATCAGGTCCAGTCGCTGGTTACGCCAGCCTCCATGCGTGCAGCCATTACGATCGTTACAGCGGTTCCGATTCTGTTCGTCTACCCTTTCTTGCAGAAGTATTTCGTGGTAGGATTGAACCTGGGTAGCGTAAAAGAGTAA
- a CDS encoding response regulator transcription factor has product MLKVLFADDEPIMLEGLRFLVDWEALNYEVCGEALDGEDALQLIGSTRPDLVITDVRMPVIDGLELIRRTSESDFRPKFIIFSGYADFEYAKRALKYGVANYLTKPLDEKELTEAVQTVTAQILKERKASSRRDALSALMQEDMVSRLLMRENTEEEREQGLKTLGISPASRLCCILVHGAAPDSVHMREQLAAMRSRELLRSLAVYPFTAGSGKHGYLLVSPQEGPVLDQALLTRWMEEMRPLYSTPVFFTASLQHQGPEALNTAYQEALAAELCKPYGPGAGGDGIFEKQDKTQMAMLPAELRRSLLQSVTEGKTLHLTDQLGEVFKIFSAEVASSSWIDAFLANIKAELLREITARGGDYAQWVQKWFPSRHTATCLPMLERQIEEELCEAAEWFAAAADGRAEDQIVAAAIEYVRGHYQEKLKLQDIAGHLHVNSAYLGQRFKKYYGSSFNDYLHEYRIEEAKKLLRRTDMGISDISSRVGYSDADVFAAKFKALNGVTPSVYKKS; this is encoded by the coding sequence ATGCTTAAGGTACTGTTTGCCGACGATGAGCCGATTATGCTGGAAGGGCTCCGCTTCCTGGTCGACTGGGAGGCACTAAATTATGAAGTATGCGGCGAGGCGCTGGACGGGGAGGACGCGCTGCAGCTGATCGGCAGCACCCGCCCTGACCTGGTCATCACCGATGTGCGTATGCCGGTCATCGACGGCCTTGAGCTCATCCGAAGAACCTCTGAAAGCGATTTTCGGCCGAAGTTTATTATTTTTAGCGGCTATGCTGACTTTGAGTATGCCAAGCGGGCCCTGAAATACGGAGTAGCGAATTACTTGACCAAGCCTCTGGATGAAAAGGAGCTGACGGAGGCGGTGCAGACGGTTACGGCACAGATCCTTAAAGAACGCAAGGCGTCCTCTCGGCGTGATGCGCTCTCGGCTCTGATGCAGGAGGATATGGTATCCCGGCTCCTGATGCGGGAGAATACGGAGGAGGAGCGGGAGCAGGGGCTGAAGACGCTGGGGATCTCCCCCGCCTCGCGGCTATGCTGTATTCTGGTCCATGGAGCAGCGCCGGACAGCGTACATATGCGTGAGCAGCTCGCCGCCATGAGAAGCAGGGAACTGCTGCGCAGCCTCGCAGTCTATCCGTTCACCGCAGGCAGCGGGAAGCATGGCTATCTGCTGGTGTCTCCGCAGGAAGGACCGGTGCTTGACCAGGCACTGCTTACCCGGTGGATGGAGGAGATGCGGCCGCTGTACAGCACGCCGGTCTTTTTCACAGCAAGTCTTCAGCATCAGGGCCCGGAGGCTCTGAATACGGCATACCAGGAGGCGCTGGCTGCTGAGCTGTGCAAACCGTATGGTCCGGGGGCCGGGGGAGACGGCATCTTCGAGAAGCAGGATAAGACACAGATGGCTATGCTTCCGGCAGAGCTGAGACGATCGCTGCTGCAATCCGTCACCGAAGGGAAGACCCTGCATCTCACGGATCAGCTCGGAGAGGTGTTCAAGATTTTCTCGGCGGAGGTGGCTTCAAGCTCATGGATCGACGCTTTTCTGGCTAATATCAAAGCAGAGCTGCTACGTGAAATTACTGCCAGAGGGGGAGACTATGCGCAGTGGGTGCAGAAATGGTTCCCGTCCCGCCATACGGCTACTTGTCTGCCGATGCTTGAGCGTCAGATAGAGGAGGAGCTGTGCGAGGCTGCAGAGTGGTTCGCCGCGGCTGCGGACGGCAGGGCAGAGGATCAGATCGTGGCTGCAGCGATAGAGTATGTCCGCGGGCATTATCAGGAGAAGCTGAAGCTGCAGGATATTGCGGGGCATCTGCATGTGAACTCGGCTTACCTGGGACAACGGTTCAAGAAATACTACGGCAGCTCTTTTAACGATTATCTCCATGAATACCGCATTGAAGAGGCGAAGAAGCTGCTGCGCCGGACCGATATGGGGATTTCCGATATCTCGAGCAGAGTGGGCTATTCAGACGCCGATGTGTTCGCCGCCAAGTTCAAGGCGCTTAACGGAGTTACACCTTCCGTGTACAAGAAGAGCTAA
- a CDS encoding sensor histidine kinase — translation MKNNRKPSAFINDLPLKYKFLFIYLLCVLVPILSINALFYVQISRNVEARERDNLEISVDRVAYDLMQIVNECVAISNTVAADRPFMEMMDYAYPDNEAYYDAYNDSLKDKLRQYSNLHSYIYWMGIYTSNPTIQNGNSYFILSDADKRSEWYRKISSSTDKVLLTSYQGTNPLNPPQQEVLVSLIRKLDNFTGQPYTKYLRIDLRLNNVQDLFQKERDYLDFKLLDEQNRVVLDSNRSFSSLDGSALLNVDTSLDQAPKQIVRALSSAAYTKGWRLVGTPEGRKINHEMESALRNSLILLLLTIIIPTLLMIVIIRSYNLRVRLLYKHMKQVKYEQFESIDMYEGKDEIGGLIRSFNLMTGKIRNLINDVYKLEIQKKDLELERVRAELKYLESQVDPHFLFNTLNAILVICKKYKYEQVTDVIRNLALIMRRLLSWKDDLITVEEEVSFIEMYLQIEKFRFQNRFSYELDIAPEVLNCRIPKMSIQALVENSCKHGLQSVKWAREIHVSASRNETGLLIVVTDNGKGIEKEKLEWIKSHLETEEDTGQNVGLRNVYKRLMLYFDGRAGFSIESIEYERTVITIQIPEDLSLVPIGEGAHV, via the coding sequence ATGAAGAATAACCGGAAGCCATCTGCCTTCATCAATGATCTTCCGCTCAAATACAAGTTTTTGTTCATCTACTTGTTGTGTGTGCTTGTCCCCATACTTAGCATCAATGCCCTCTTTTATGTGCAGATCAGCCGTAATGTGGAGGCACGGGAGAGGGATAATTTGGAGATTTCTGTAGACCGGGTGGCTTATGACCTGATGCAGATCGTGAACGAATGTGTGGCGATCAGCAACACGGTGGCTGCGGACCGGCCTTTTATGGAGATGATGGATTACGCCTACCCGGATAATGAGGCTTATTATGATGCTTATAATGATTCTCTGAAGGACAAGCTGCGGCAGTACAGCAATCTTCATTCCTATATCTATTGGATGGGCATATACACCTCTAATCCGACGATTCAGAACGGCAACAGCTACTTCATTCTGTCGGACGCAGATAAGAGAAGTGAATGGTACCGTAAAATCTCAAGCAGCACAGACAAGGTGCTGCTCACTTCTTATCAGGGAACTAACCCGCTGAATCCGCCGCAGCAGGAAGTGCTTGTCAGCCTGATCCGCAAGCTGGATAACTTCACGGGCCAGCCCTACACGAAGTATCTGAGGATTGATCTGCGGCTGAACAATGTGCAGGACCTGTTCCAGAAGGAGCGTGACTATCTGGATTTCAAGCTGCTGGATGAGCAGAACCGGGTCGTGCTGGACTCGAACCGTTCCTTCTCCTCACTGGATGGCAGTGCCTTGCTGAATGTGGACACCAGCCTTGACCAGGCGCCCAAGCAGATTGTCCGGGCGCTCAGCAGTGCGGCCTACACCAAGGGCTGGCGGCTGGTTGGCACTCCGGAAGGGCGTAAGATCAACCATGAGATGGAGAGCGCGCTCAGGAACTCGCTGATTCTGCTCCTGCTGACGATCATCATTCCCACGCTGCTCATGATCGTCATTATACGTTCCTACAATCTGCGTGTACGGCTGCTCTACAAACATATGAAACAGGTCAAATATGAGCAATTCGAGAGCATTGATATGTATGAGGGGAAGGATGAGATCGGCGGTCTGATCCGCAGCTTCAATCTGATGACCGGCAAAATCCGCAATCTGATCAATGATGTCTACAAGCTGGAGATTCAGAAGAAGGATCTGGAGCTGGAACGGGTGCGGGCGGAGCTGAAATATCTGGAGAGCCAGGTGGACCCTCATTTCCTTTTTAATACGCTGAATGCGATCCTGGTCATCTGTAAGAAGTATAAATATGAACAGGTTACCGATGTCATCCGCAATCTGGCCCTGATTATGCGCAGGCTGCTCAGCTGGAAGGATGATCTGATTACGGTGGAGGAGGAAGTATCCTTCATCGAGATGTATCTGCAGATTGAGAAGTTCCGCTTCCAGAACCGGTTCTCTTATGAGCTGGATATTGCTCCTGAGGTGCTGAACTGCCGGATTCCCAAGATGAGTATACAGGCTCTGGTGGAGAATTCCTGCAAGCATGGTCTGCAATCGGTCAAATGGGCAAGGGAAATCCACGTGTCCGCTTCACGGAATGAGACAGGTCTGCTGATTGTGGTGACCGACAACGGCAAAGGAATCGAGAAGGAGAAGCTGGAATGGATCAAGTCCCATCTGGAGACAGAAGAGGATACGGGACAGAATGTCGGCCTCCGCAATGTGTATAAACGCCTCATGCTGTACTTTGACGGCAGGGCAGGATTCAGCATTGAGAGCATCGAGTATGAACGCACGGTCATTACCATCCAGATTCCCGAGGATTTGAGTCTGGTTCCGATAGGGGAGGGAGCTCATGTATAA
- a CDS encoding response regulator yields the protein MYKVVLADDETIALEGLRTLTDWEELGFEVCGACENGEEALAAIIRSSPDLVITDIRMPEIDGLELIRRVRSLDMEQPVFIVLSGYGEFEYARTAIRYGVRHYLLKPVMDAEWDKVLTDITDELELRLKQTMQQSMLSSRLLPLAIARMLEGHWTEPDEEAAEQMDRLDEAATGWTYVHVEGHSSRITELCRELAGPAGAMLIDLPGDQTGLVVESSGGAAGLAEQLYAGLTRSRIKGSVSIGPSVRSLRELPVSYREAADAAARHYFYSDECGPVDSASEAEGQVNYTLPSAELIEEIISAVERLHEQKAAEKLGELFSGFKENRTDPGVVQMTGMDIMLRSMELLKEFGGADDQWIGTLDFFRTEPRSLEDLQVTLETALSTSMNYIRQHKERNSEHPLIRVECFLRDHYAEHLTVKEIAEHFYINPVYLGQAFIKKHGISILEYIHNLRIEAAKQRLVDTQDTVRSIVESIGYVHYHHFLREFEKRTALKPVQFRAQAQGNKK from the coding sequence ATGTATAAAGTAGTGCTTGCTGATGATGAGACGATTGCCTTAGAGGGGCTGCGGACGCTGACTGACTGGGAGGAGCTGGGCTTCGAGGTATGCGGCGCCTGTGAGAACGGGGAGGAAGCGCTGGCTGCCATTATCCGCAGCTCGCCCGATCTTGTGATTACAGATATCCGCATGCCCGAGATCGACGGGCTTGAGCTGATCCGGCGCGTACGCAGCCTTGATATGGAGCAGCCGGTCTTCATCGTGCTTAGCGGCTACGGCGAATTTGAGTATGCCAGAACAGCCATCCGTTACGGGGTAAGACATTACCTGCTGAAGCCGGTCATGGATGCGGAATGGGATAAGGTGCTTACGGACATTACGGATGAGCTGGAGCTGCGCCTTAAGCAGACCATGCAGCAGAGCATGCTGTCCAGCCGGCTGCTGCCGCTGGCGATCGCGCGCATGCTTGAAGGGCACTGGACGGAGCCCGATGAAGAAGCAGCTGAGCAGATGGACCGCCTGGATGAGGCGGCTACTGGGTGGACGTATGTGCATGTGGAGGGTCATAGCAGCCGGATTACGGAGCTGTGCCGGGAGCTGGCCGGACCGGCCGGTGCGATGCTCATTGATCTGCCGGGGGATCAGACCGGGCTGGTCGTGGAGAGCTCGGGAGGGGCGGCTGGACTGGCGGAGCAGCTATACGCCGGACTGACCCGCAGCAGAATAAAGGGCTCGGTCAGCATCGGGCCAAGTGTGCGCTCCCTCCGCGAGCTGCCGGTCTCCTACCGCGAAGCGGCAGACGCTGCGGCCCGCCACTACTTCTATTCGGACGAATGCGGCCCGGTGGATTCGGCCAGTGAAGCAGAGGGACAGGTGAATTACACGCTTCCTTCCGCAGAGCTGATTGAGGAGATCATCAGCGCAGTGGAGCGGCTGCATGAGCAGAAGGCCGCAGAGAAGCTTGGCGAATTGTTCAGCGGTTTCAAGGAGAACCGGACAGATCCGGGAGTCGTCCAGATGACAGGCATGGATATCATGCTGCGGAGCATGGAGCTGCTGAAGGAATTCGGCGGCGCGGACGATCAGTGGATCGGCACGCTTGATTTTTTCAGAACCGAGCCGAGATCCCTGGAAGACCTGCAGGTCACTCTGGAGACGGCGCTCTCCACCAGTATGAACTATATCCGCCAGCACAAGGAGCGTAACTCCGAGCATCCGCTGATCCGCGTGGAATGCTTCCTGAGAGATCATTATGCGGAGCATCTGACGGTAAAAGAGATTGCTGAGCATTTCTATATTAATCCGGTGTACCTGGGCCAGGCCTTCATTAAAAAGCACGGTATCAGCATTCTTGAATACATTCATAATCTGCGGATTGAAGCGGCCAAGCAGCGGCTCGTTGACACTCAGGACACAGTCAGAAGTATTGTGGAGAGCATCGGGTACGTACACTATCACCATTTCTTAAGAGAGTTCGAGAAACGGACGGCGCTGAAGCCCGTCCAGTTCCGCGCACAGGCACAGGGAAATAAAAAATAG
- a CDS encoding endo-1,4-beta-xylanase — translation MKQASSEIPALHEMFREAFKIGAAVSTGIIAAQGPFIAKHYNSITAENEMKPALVQPQEGEFTFEAADDIFEFAESHGIGVRGHTLLWHNQTGDWMFQDAEGGACSREQLLARLQTHINTVVGRYRGRAYAWDVVNEAIEDKTDQYLRDTRWLEIIGEDYLRQAFEMAHQADPDALLFYNDYNETDPVKSGKIYKLVRSLLDQNTPIHGIGMQGHWNIYGPSIEEIRNALKLYASLGLKIHITELDLSVFRHDDKRTDLKAPTAEMLKLQEERYAEIFALLLEFRDSIDSVTFWGVADDYTWLDGFPVRGRKNWPFLFDEQKQPKASFARLAELAAPQS, via the coding sequence ATGAAGCAAGCAAGCAGCGAAATTCCTGCATTACACGAAATGTTCCGGGAGGCCTTTAAAATAGGGGCCGCCGTCAGTACTGGCATTATAGCTGCCCAGGGTCCTTTCATTGCCAAGCATTACAACAGCATCACCGCCGAGAATGAGATGAAGCCGGCTCTGGTTCAGCCGCAGGAAGGCGAATTCACCTTCGAGGCAGCAGACGATATCTTCGAATTCGCAGAGTCGCATGGGATCGGTGTCCGGGGGCATACGCTTCTGTGGCATAACCAGACCGGAGACTGGATGTTCCAGGATGCGGAAGGCGGAGCCTGCAGCAGAGAGCAGTTGCTTGCCCGCCTGCAGACCCACATTAACACAGTAGTGGGCCGTTACCGGGGACGGGCGTATGCCTGGGATGTAGTAAATGAAGCGATTGAGGACAAAACAGACCAGTACCTGCGGGATACGCGGTGGCTTGAGATCATCGGCGAGGATTATCTCCGTCAGGCCTTTGAAATGGCCCATCAGGCAGACCCAGACGCGCTGCTGTTCTACAACGACTATAATGAGACCGATCCTGTCAAGAGCGGCAAAATCTACAAGCTTGTACGCAGCCTGCTGGATCAGAATACGCCGATTCACGGGATCGGCATGCAGGGACACTGGAATATCTACGGCCCTTCCATTGAGGAAATCCGCAATGCGCTTAAGCTCTACGCATCGCTGGGGCTTAAGATCCACATTACCGAGCTGGATCTCTCCGTATTCCGTCATGACGACAAACGAACGGATTTGAAAGCGCCAACAGCTGAAATGCTGAAGCTGCAGGAGGAGCGTTATGCCGAGATATTCGCCCTACTGCTGGAATTCAGAGACTCCATTGATTCGGTGACCTTCTGGGGTGTGGCCGATGATTATACCTGGCTGGACGGCTTCCCCGTCCGGGGACGCAAGAACTGGCCGTTCCTGTTCGATGAGCAGAAGCAGCCAAAGGCTTCATTCGCCCGGCTGGCCGAGCTGGCCGCACCGCAATCCTAA
- a CDS encoding glycoside hydrolase family 43 protein, whose amino-acid sequence MTTQLKQATGKVPPSGNPLVAHRYGADPYALVFGDRVYLYMTNDALEYDENGAVKENSYSSINTITVISSADLVNWTDHGPIAVAGPEGAAKWATQSWAPAALHTVIDGKDKFFLYFANNASGIGVLSGDSPVGPWVDPIGEALILRSTPGVEDVTWLFDPAVLLDDDGKGYIYFGGGVPEGQFAEPGTARVMPLGEDMISVVGSAKVIPAPFMFEDAGIHKWNGVYYYTYCSNFYDGQRPEGSPPAGEIAYMTSEHPMGPWTYQHTILKNPGHFFGVSGNNHHAVFQFHDSWYIAYHAQTLSKAQGIANGYRSTHLNRLTHNEDGSIPEIHADYEGVQQLAALNPYERIPAATMGWSAGVKTEYLAKGGVQAVTDVEHGGWIGLSGVDFGSGAGSFQASVLSLEAGGVLELHLDDPAGPVIGKLQVPAAGGAQEWLELKTAVEGAEGVHNLYLVFSGESGKDLFKLAHWQFTPQHN is encoded by the coding sequence ATGACAACTCAACTGAAGCAGGCTACCGGCAAGGTACCGCCAAGCGGCAATCCGCTGGTGGCACACAGATACGGAGCCGATCCTTATGCCCTGGTATTCGGAGACAGAGTCTATCTGTATATGACTAATGATGCGCTGGAGTATGATGAGAACGGCGCCGTGAAGGAGAACTCCTACAGCAGTATTAATACGATTACCGTAATCTCGTCCGCTGACCTGGTGAACTGGACCGATCATGGTCCGATAGCCGTAGCCGGACCGGAGGGTGCAGCGAAGTGGGCAACCCAGTCCTGGGCACCGGCAGCGCTTCATACCGTAATTGACGGCAAGGACAAGTTCTTCCTCTACTTCGCCAATAATGCCAGCGGCATCGGCGTTCTGTCGGGTGACAGTCCGGTGGGTCCATGGGTGGACCCGATCGGGGAGGCACTGATTCTGCGCTCTACACCTGGAGTAGAGGATGTTACCTGGTTGTTCGATCCGGCGGTGCTGTTAGATGATGACGGCAAGGGGTATATCTATTTCGGAGGCGGCGTCCCGGAAGGACAGTTCGCCGAGCCGGGCACAGCACGGGTGATGCCGCTGGGTGAGGACATGATCAGCGTGGTGGGCAGCGCGAAAGTGATTCCGGCCCCGTTCATGTTCGAGGATGCCGGAATCCATAAGTGGAACGGAGTCTACTATTATACCTACTGCTCGAACTTCTATGACGGGCAGCGGCCGGAAGGCAGCCCTCCTGCGGGAGAGATCGCCTATATGACCAGTGAGCATCCGATGGGTCCCTGGACGTATCAACACACGATCCTGAAGAATCCGGGACATTTCTTCGGCGTATCCGGGAATAACCATCATGCGGTCTTCCAGTTCCATGACAGCTGGTATATCGCTTATCACGCCCAGACCTTGTCCAAGGCTCAAGGGATTGCGAACGGCTACCGCTCCACACATTTGAACCGCCTGACTCATAATGAGGACGGTTCCATTCCGGAGATCCATGCGGATTACGAAGGTGTGCAGCAGCTTGCAGCGTTGAACCCGTATGAGCGTATTCCGGCGGCAACGATGGGCTGGAGCGCAGGGGTGAAGACAGAATACCTGGCCAAGGGCGGAGTTCAGGCCGTAACGGATGTGGAGCACGGCGGATGGATCGGACTTTCCGGGGTAGACTTCGGCAGCGGTGCCGGCTCGTTCCAGGCGTCAGTCCTGAGCCTGGAAGCGGGCGGCGTGCTGGAGCTGCATCTGGATGACCCGGCAGGTCCGGTTATCGGCAAGCTGCAGGTTCCGGCGGCAGGCGGAGCACAGGAATGGCTGGAGCTGAAGACGGCGGTCGAGGGAGCGGAGGGAGTGCATAACCTCTATCTGGTATTCTCAGGAGAGAGCGGTAAGGATTTGTTCAAGCTGGCCCATTGGCAATTCACACCACAGCATAACTAA
- a CDS encoding glycoside hydrolase 43 family protein: MNTVIITNPVLWADVPDVDVIRVGPVFYMVSTSMHSMPGCPIMKSVNLKDWEIVSYVFDTFEDTPAFRLEDGEVIYGGGSWAASLRCRNGIYYVCFSCNDTDQFYIYQTRDIEHGPWERSVIPDLHHDPALLLDEDGRNYVIYGNGDIHIRELNEDLTGWMHRGTKQLLLEGERQGIMLRMEGCHAHKRDGYYYLFFIEWPSEGNMRRRQLCYRSRELLGPYERKVILDDNLGYENRGVAQGGLVDTEDGDWYAVLFQDHGAVGRVPCVFPVSWENDWPVIGDGGKAPLSFGTKLPADEPKAIVISDEFDYTENRLALQWQWNHNPDNGLWSVTERPGCLRLRTGKAADSVVTARNTLTQRTEGPACSAETMLYLGGMNEGDRAGMVALQSGYGTVEVAAGVQGQFTVDMCIQGDNGVEVVESIPFTGERICLRIDFDFREGVDEAQFFYSGDGEVWHPIGQTLHMKYTLDHFMGYRIGLFNYATRLPGGYADFDYLRYHRQD; the protein is encoded by the coding sequence TTGAATACAGTCATCATTACTAATCCAGTACTATGGGCAGATGTCCCGGATGTGGATGTGATCCGGGTCGGTCCAGTGTTCTATATGGTCAGCACCAGCATGCACTCGATGCCGGGCTGTCCGATTATGAAATCGGTGAATCTGAAGGACTGGGAAATTGTGAGTTACGTCTTTGATACCTTCGAGGACACTCCGGCCTTCCGGCTGGAGGACGGCGAAGTGATTTACGGCGGCGGTTCCTGGGCGGCCTCGCTGCGGTGCAGGAACGGAATCTATTACGTATGCTTCTCTTGCAATGACACGGACCAGTTCTACATCTACCAGACCCGTGATATCGAGCATGGACCGTGGGAGCGTTCGGTCATTCCGGATCTGCACCATGACCCGGCGCTGCTGCTGGATGAGGACGGCCGTAATTATGTGATCTACGGCAACGGGGATATCCATATCCGGGAGCTGAACGAGGACCTGACCGGATGGATGCACCGGGGAACGAAGCAGCTGCTGCTGGAAGGCGAGCGGCAGGGCATTATGCTGCGGATGGAAGGCTGTCATGCCCATAAGCGGGACGGGTATTATTACCTGTTCTTCATTGAATGGCCGTCAGAGGGCAACATGCGCAGACGCCAGCTATGCTACCGGTCCCGGGAGCTGCTCGGTCCTTATGAGCGCAAGGTTATTCTGGACGATAACCTGGGCTACGAGAATCGCGGTGTAGCGCAAGGCGGGCTGGTCGATACTGAGGACGGCGACTGGTACGCCGTGCTGTTCCAGGATCACGGGGCAGTTGGACGTGTTCCCTGTGTATTCCCTGTGAGCTGGGAGAACGATTGGCCGGTAATCGGGGATGGCGGCAAGGCTCCGCTGAGCTTCGGGACGAAGCTGCCTGCGGATGAGCCAAAGGCGATTGTAATCAGCGATGAGTTCGACTATACGGAGAACCGGCTGGCGCTTCAGTGGCAATGGAACCATAATCCCGATAACGGGCTATGGTCAGTTACAGAGCGGCCGGGCTGTCTGCGGCTGCGTACAGGCAAGGCAGCTGATAGCGTCGTAACGGCGCGCAATACGCTGACCCAGCGGACGGAGGGTCCGGCTTGCAGTGCCGAGACGATGCTGTATCTGGGCGGCATGAACGAAGGCGACCGGGCCGGAATGGTAGCTCTCCAGTCCGGATACGGCACGGTTGAGGTGGCCGCCGGAGTGCAGGGACAGTTCACCGTGGATATGTGTATTCAGGGTGACAACGGCGTTGAAGTGGTGGAGAGTATCCCGTTCACGGGTGAGCGTATCTGCCTGCGGATCGATTTCGACTTCAGGGAGGGGGTAGACGAAGCACAGTTCTTCTATTCCGGTGACGGGGAGGTCTGGCACCCCATCGGACAGACGCTGCATATGAAATATACGCTGGATCATTTCATGGGCTACCGGATCGGCTTGTTCAATTATGCGACCCGGCTGCCTGGCGGCTATGCCGATTTCGATTATCTCCGTTATCACCGGCAGGATTAA